The following coding sequences are from one Musa acuminata AAA Group cultivar baxijiao chromosome BXJ1-6, Cavendish_Baxijiao_AAA, whole genome shotgun sequence window:
- the LOC135677377 gene encoding uncharacterized protein LOC135677377, with amino-acid sequence MASTTSLFLSFSSLSNRPKIAQLRTLIPSLRNPSLHPPRLKAFGRRWRSLTISAALPPLDLTEENIRQVLIDARSEFAQLFDTSVGITGQVDLAELDGPFVKIRLKGRFWHMRNTVLERISNYLKNRIPEILEVDIEDEKQLDDSPENF; translated from the exons ATGGCTTCGACGACGTCgcttttcctttccttctcttctctctccAACCGACCCAAAATTGCGCAACTCCGAACCCTAATCCCATCGCTGAGAAATCCAAGCCTCCATCCTCCAAGACTGAAGGCGTTCGGCCGAAGATGGCGCTCCTTGACGATCTCCGCAGCTCTCCCTCCTCTCGATCTGACGGAGGAGAACATCCGGCAGGTCCTAATTGACGCCAGGTCGGAG TTTGCACAGCTCTTTGACACGTCAGTTGGCATAACAG GTCAGGTGGATCTTGCTGAACTGGATGGTCCTTTTGTGAAGATTAGACTGAAGGGTCGATTTTGGCACATGCGAAACACAGTTTTAGAACGGATCAGTAATTATCTTAAGAATCGAATCCCT GAAATTCTTGAGGTGGATATTGAAGATGAGAAACAGTTAGATGACAGCCCGGAAAACTTTTGA